A region from the Kribbella shirazensis genome encodes:
- a CDS encoding helix-turn-helix domain-containing protein: MISSSDLIVAVGPALFEVVVPGKGDSEVRDVFLADPQEPATGQPGDLVLGLGLRDAEDAVELVERCAAGNASGLVLRTALAHEPTVVAAAEREVMTLVALQPSVTWAHVVWLLRGVLDRAAAPDSPAAGDAGVHQELFALADAAAAIVDAPVTIEDNQSRVLAYSSGQDFTDPARVSTIVGRRVPPEVIAHFRARGIFRRLARSSEPFLVPDGPNGIRPRLVVPVRAGGEWLGSIWAVVDGPVSDAVTAELSNAASVLALHLLRLRAQADVARRSAIDRLRTILRQFSPDNPVDIRLPRHPWRVVALGSPDGYDVPQQLDLWESTGRRHGWSEPQLADLDGTVLAVVTDADGPGSWSWLQKLVLEQPAGTYAAAGGPARGPADLPSSRAEAVELLGLVRRGVAPGPALRVEEAWHVLTVHRAVTSLDTTKLDGPLATLLRHDIEHDTGFVETLQAWLNFPGQPQRAARELHLHTNTLRHRMKRIGEIAALDLTDPRERLALQLQIAAVRTEH, translated from the coding sequence ATGATCTCCTCGTCTGACCTGATCGTCGCCGTCGGCCCAGCGCTGTTCGAGGTCGTGGTGCCGGGCAAAGGTGACAGCGAGGTGCGGGACGTGTTCCTGGCCGACCCGCAGGAGCCTGCGACGGGGCAGCCGGGCGATCTGGTGCTCGGGCTCGGTCTCCGCGACGCAGAGGACGCCGTGGAGCTCGTCGAGCGCTGCGCCGCCGGCAATGCGTCCGGTCTGGTTCTGCGTACTGCGTTGGCGCACGAGCCGACTGTGGTCGCTGCCGCGGAGCGGGAGGTCATGACACTCGTAGCGCTGCAGCCGAGCGTCACCTGGGCGCACGTGGTGTGGTTGCTCCGCGGTGTACTCGACCGGGCCGCCGCACCAGATTCTCCCGCGGCCGGTGACGCCGGCGTGCACCAGGAGCTGTTCGCACTGGCAGACGCTGCCGCTGCGATCGTCGACGCACCGGTGACCATCGAGGACAACCAGTCACGTGTCCTCGCGTACTCCTCCGGCCAGGACTTCACCGACCCGGCACGTGTCTCCACCATTGTCGGACGCCGCGTACCGCCCGAGGTGATCGCACATTTCCGGGCCCGGGGCATCTTCCGGAGGCTGGCCCGGTCCAGCGAGCCGTTCCTGGTACCTGACGGACCGAACGGCATCCGCCCGCGTCTTGTCGTACCTGTCCGGGCTGGTGGTGAGTGGCTGGGGTCCATCTGGGCTGTTGTGGACGGTCCCGTGAGTGACGCGGTCACAGCGGAGCTCAGCAACGCCGCGTCTGTGCTGGCGCTGCACCTGTTGCGGCTGCGAGCTCAGGCCGATGTAGCGCGGCGGAGCGCGATTGACCGTCTGCGGACCATCCTGCGGCAGTTCTCTCCGGACAATCCGGTCGACATACGGCTCCCGCGTCATCCGTGGCGGGTGGTAGCGCTCGGCTCCCCCGACGGGTACGACGTACCGCAGCAGCTCGACCTGTGGGAGTCGACCGGCCGTCGGCACGGATGGAGCGAGCCACAGCTGGCTGATCTTGACGGGACCGTGCTGGCTGTTGTCACGGACGCGGACGGGCCGGGTTCGTGGAGCTGGTTGCAGAAGCTCGTGCTCGAGCAGCCCGCTGGTACGTACGCCGCCGCCGGCGGTCCGGCACGTGGTCCGGCGGATCTGCCGAGCTCACGCGCGGAGGCGGTCGAATTGCTGGGATTGGTACGGCGGGGCGTCGCACCCGGACCGGCGTTGCGGGTGGAGGAGGCGTGGCATGTGCTGACTGTTCATCGGGCGGTGACGTCGCTTGATACCACCAAGCTGGATGGTCCGCTCGCGACGTTGCTGCGGCACGACATCGAGCACGACACGGGGTTCGTGGAGACGTTGCAGGCGTGGCTGAACTTTCCGGGGCAGCCGCAGCGGGCGGCGCGGGAGCTGCATCTGCACACCAACACGTTGCGGCACCGGATGAAGCGGATCGGGGAGATCGCGGCGCTGGATCTGACCGACCCGCGCGAGCGATTGGCGTTGCAGCTGCAGATTGCCGCGGTTCGGACCGAACACTGA
- a CDS encoding FAD-dependent monooxygenase — MSPDVDLLVAGAGPAGAATAIRAALAGLSVVVVEPRSTPIDKACGEGIAHCAVDYLNRLGVELDGRPFHGIRYLDGTHSVDARFTAGPGLGVRRTTLQTALTARLAELGIPVLRTRVGPITQTADTVTAAGLTARYLAAADGLHSPIRRQLGLCGENSGEVRRGLRQHFSATPWTELVEVYWSGLGEAYVTPVADDLVGVAILTSARGTFDSHLDAFPLLKRRLDGARPASTVMGAGPLRQRVRARTAGHVLLVGDAAGYVDALTGEGIAVALRTSAELVDCVRADRPQDYEAAWRRVSRECRLLTASLLWARNRPLLAPRIVPAAAALPGVYRTIVNRLS; from the coding sequence GTGAGTCCGGACGTCGATCTGCTCGTGGCCGGGGCCGGGCCGGCTGGTGCGGCGACGGCCATCCGCGCTGCACTGGCCGGGCTGTCGGTGGTGGTGGTCGAGCCGCGGTCGACGCCGATCGACAAGGCTTGCGGCGAGGGGATCGCGCACTGCGCGGTGGACTACCTCAACCGGCTCGGCGTGGAACTGGACGGCCGCCCGTTCCACGGCATCCGCTACCTCGATGGCACGCATTCCGTCGACGCCCGTTTCACGGCGGGCCCGGGCCTCGGAGTACGCCGTACCACCCTGCAGACTGCCCTGACAGCGCGCCTGGCCGAGCTCGGCATCCCGGTCCTTCGCACCCGTGTAGGCCCCATCACCCAAACCGCGGACACGGTCACAGCTGCCGGTCTGACCGCCCGCTACCTGGCCGCCGCCGACGGCCTCCACTCACCCATCCGCCGCCAACTGGGATTGTGCGGTGAGAACTCTGGTGAGGTACGCCGCGGACTGCGGCAGCACTTCTCCGCGACGCCCTGGACCGAACTGGTCGAGGTCTATTGGTCCGGCCTGGGAGAGGCCTACGTGACTCCTGTCGCCGACGACCTCGTCGGCGTCGCGATCCTCACCTCCGCCCGCGGCACCTTCGATTCGCACCTCGACGCCTTCCCGTTGCTGAAGCGCCGGTTGGACGGCGCCCGACCAGCCAGCACGGTGATGGGCGCCGGCCCGCTCCGCCAACGCGTCCGCGCCCGCACCGCCGGCCACGTCCTCCTGGTCGGCGACGCCGCCGGGTACGTCGACGCGCTCACCGGTGAAGGTATCGCGGTAGCTCTCCGCACCTCCGCCGAACTGGTCGACTGCGTCCGCGCTGACCGCCCGCAGGACTACGAGGCCGCCTGGCGCCGGGTCTCCCGGGAATGCCGCCTGCTCACCGCGTCGTTGCTCTGGGCCCGCAACCGCCCGCTCCTCGCACCGCGCATCGTCCCGGCCGCGGCCGCACTCCCCGGCGTCTATCGCACCATCGTGAACCGGTTGTCCTAG
- a CDS encoding isoprenylcysteine carboxyl methyltransferase family protein, whose product MYGWYLGLVLLVAAERVAELVVSLRNARWSFAQGGVESGRGHYPFMVALHTLLLAACLVEASYRPFVPWLGWTMLAVVLLAQGLRWWCITVLGHQWNTRVIVVPGLRLVAGGPYRWMRHPNYVAVVAEGIALPLVHTAWVTALVFTALNIPLLAVRIRSEEAALKSALVA is encoded by the coding sequence ATGTACGGCTGGTACCTGGGGTTGGTGCTGCTCGTCGCGGCGGAGCGCGTGGCGGAGCTGGTGGTGTCGCTGCGCAACGCACGGTGGAGTTTCGCGCAGGGCGGGGTGGAGTCGGGGCGGGGGCATTACCCGTTCATGGTCGCGCTGCACACGTTGCTGCTGGCAGCCTGCCTGGTGGAGGCGTCGTACCGGCCGTTTGTCCCGTGGCTGGGGTGGACGATGCTCGCGGTGGTGCTGCTGGCGCAGGGGTTGCGGTGGTGGTGCATCACGGTGCTCGGGCATCAGTGGAACACGCGCGTGATCGTCGTACCGGGTCTGCGGCTGGTTGCCGGCGGCCCTTATCGGTGGATGCGGCATCCGAACTACGTTGCGGTGGTCGCGGAGGGGATCGCGCTGCCGCTCGTGCACACCGCGTGGGTGACCGCGCTGGTCTTCACGGCTCTGAACATCCCGCTGCTGGCGGTCCGTATCCGCTCGGAGGAGGCGGCGCTGAAGTCCGCCCTGGTGGCGTGA
- a CDS encoding type III polyketide synthase — protein sequence MTRIAAVRPALPPYRYPQSELTDAFASICLPDGRGTALLRRLHANAGVSHRHLALPLAQYAELKDFGAANDAWIAAAVELGAEAVAGAVKDAGLTLDEVDVLMFTTVTGVAAPSIDARVALRLGLREDVKRLPLFGLGCVGGAAGIARMHDYLTAWPSHVAVLLSVELCSLTLQRDDSSLPNLVGGALFGDGAAAVVLTGSEHPMASGPSVVATRSRLYPDSERVMGWDVGSGGFRIVLGADVPDVVRTYLGGDVREFLSSAGLTVPEIGTWVSHPGGPKVLEAVAETLSLRPGALDLTWKSLDAVGNLSSSSVLHVLGDTMKLDPEGPGLLLAMGPGFCSELVLLEW from the coding sequence ATGACGCGGATCGCAGCGGTCCGCCCCGCGCTCCCGCCGTACCGCTATCCGCAGTCCGAGCTGACCGACGCCTTCGCCTCGATCTGCCTGCCGGACGGCCGCGGTACGGCGTTGCTGCGCCGGCTGCACGCGAACGCGGGAGTGTCGCACCGGCATCTCGCGCTGCCGCTGGCGCAGTACGCCGAGCTCAAGGACTTCGGCGCGGCGAACGACGCGTGGATCGCGGCCGCGGTGGAGCTCGGGGCCGAGGCGGTGGCCGGGGCGGTGAAGGACGCCGGCCTGACGTTGGACGAGGTCGACGTGCTGATGTTCACCACGGTCACCGGCGTGGCCGCGCCGTCGATCGACGCGCGCGTGGCGTTGCGGCTGGGTTTGCGGGAGGACGTCAAGCGGCTGCCGTTGTTCGGGCTCGGATGCGTCGGGGGAGCGGCCGGGATCGCGCGGATGCACGACTACCTGACGGCGTGGCCCTCGCACGTCGCCGTACTGCTGTCGGTGGAGTTGTGCTCGCTGACGTTGCAGCGCGACGACTCCTCGCTGCCGAACCTGGTGGGCGGGGCCCTGTTCGGGGACGGCGCGGCGGCGGTCGTGCTGACCGGGTCGGAGCATCCGATGGCGTCGGGGCCGTCGGTGGTGGCGACGCGGAGCCGGCTGTATCCGGACTCGGAGCGGGTGATGGGGTGGGACGTCGGCTCGGGCGGGTTCCGGATCGTGCTGGGGGCCGACGTACCGGACGTGGTGCGGACCTATCTGGGTGGGGATGTGCGGGAGTTTCTCAGCTCGGCCGGGTTGACGGTGCCCGAGATCGGGACGTGGGTCAGTCATCCGGGTGGACCGAAGGTGCTCGAGGCGGTGGCGGAGACGTTGTCGTTGCGGCCGGGCGCGCTGGACCTGACCTGGAAGTCGCTCGATGCGGTCGGCAACTTGTCGTCGTCATCGGTGCTCCACGTGCTCGGTGACACCATGAAGCTCGATCCTGAGGGGCCGGGGTTGCTGCTGGCGATGGGTCCTGGTTTCTGTTCCGAGCTCGTGTTGCTGGAGTGGTGA
- a CDS encoding UbiA family prenyltransferase, giving the protein MSALRTVKGLALACHPGPTVAVTALVTAVAWSAGRAPSGCLLVAATILTGHLSIGWSNDAIDAARDTIVNRQDKPVVRGLVSRRTLAVAAGVMLLVTVPVSLANGIASGLMHLLFVACAWAYNLGLKSTAISWLPYAVAFGGLPSFVTLGTAHVWAPWWATAAGALLGIGAHLANVVPDLADDLATGVRGWPQRLGAYARLIAPIPLAAATGLLVVAPAGAIGVIGWTALAVVAVLLVVIVAWRDAPFLVTIGIAAVSVVALVLRGDALV; this is encoded by the coding sequence GTGAGCGCGCTGCGGACCGTCAAGGGTCTGGCCCTCGCCTGCCATCCGGGCCCGACCGTCGCCGTCACCGCCCTGGTCACGGCTGTCGCCTGGTCGGCCGGACGTGCTCCGTCCGGGTGTCTCCTCGTCGCAGCAACGATCCTCACCGGCCACCTCTCGATCGGCTGGAGCAATGACGCGATAGATGCCGCCCGCGACACCATTGTGAACCGGCAGGACAAGCCCGTGGTGCGTGGACTGGTGAGTCGCCGGACGCTCGCGGTCGCCGCGGGCGTCATGCTGCTCGTCACCGTTCCGGTCTCCCTTGCCAACGGCATCGCGTCCGGGCTGATGCACCTGCTGTTCGTCGCCTGCGCCTGGGCGTACAACCTGGGCCTCAAGTCGACCGCGATCTCCTGGCTCCCGTACGCCGTCGCGTTCGGCGGACTGCCGTCGTTCGTGACGCTCGGCACCGCCCACGTCTGGGCACCGTGGTGGGCGACCGCGGCAGGCGCCCTTCTGGGAATCGGTGCCCATCTCGCAAACGTCGTACCCGACCTCGCCGACGACCTGGCGACCGGCGTCCGCGGCTGGCCGCAACGGCTCGGGGCCTACGCCCGCCTGATCGCTCCGATCCCGCTCGCTGCGGCCACCGGCCTGCTCGTGGTCGCTCCGGCGGGCGCGATCGGTGTGATCGGGTGGACCGCGCTGGCCGTCGTCGCCGTCCTGCTCGTCGTGATCGTCGCCTGGCGGGACGCGCCGTTCCTGGTCACGATCGGGATCGCCGCGGTCAGCGTCGTCGCGCTGGTGCTCCGCGGCGACGCCCTCGTCTGA
- a CDS encoding LysR substrate-binding domain-containing protein, which produces MYDPDQLRTFLAVAQSLSFTQAAERLGIRQPTVSQHVRKLETAVGRPLFVRDTRTVTLTADGEAMAGFARTILAAHEEAAGYFTGSELRGRLRFGVTDDLALTPLPKILRDFRQLYPRIDLELTVAQSPNLLRRVESGHLDLAYVKHGAGGGYDPNGRLVRRDPLVWAGISGTRIAPDGPVPLVTYQAPSLSRSLGVQSLEQAGRTCRITCIVRGVNGVLAAVRAGLGIAIFARSLMPADLVEPPPSAGLPELPSIDLVLITNPRAAKEPAEALTAAILGSNAPLKPDAALGDGIPAQERRGAGHGRRT; this is translated from the coding sequence ATGTACGACCCGGACCAGCTGCGCACGTTCCTCGCGGTGGCTCAGTCCCTCAGCTTCACCCAGGCGGCCGAGCGGCTGGGTATCCGGCAGCCGACGGTGAGCCAACATGTGCGCAAACTCGAGACGGCCGTCGGGCGGCCGCTGTTCGTCCGTGACACCCGCACTGTCACGCTGACCGCGGACGGCGAGGCGATGGCCGGGTTCGCGCGGACGATCCTGGCCGCGCACGAGGAGGCCGCGGGGTACTTCACCGGCTCGGAGCTGCGCGGCCGGCTGCGGTTCGGCGTGACCGACGACCTGGCGCTGACGCCGCTGCCGAAGATCCTCCGCGACTTCCGGCAGCTGTACCCGCGGATCGACCTCGAGCTGACCGTCGCCCAGAGCCCGAACCTGCTGCGCCGGGTCGAGTCCGGCCACCTCGACCTCGCCTACGTGAAGCACGGGGCCGGCGGCGGGTACGACCCGAACGGCCGGCTGGTCCGCCGGGACCCGCTCGTCTGGGCCGGCATCTCCGGGACCCGCATCGCGCCCGACGGTCCGGTTCCGCTGGTGACGTACCAGGCGCCGTCGCTGAGCCGGTCGCTCGGTGTGCAGTCGCTCGAGCAGGCCGGCCGCACCTGCCGCATCACGTGCATCGTCCGCGGCGTCAACGGCGTCCTCGCGGCCGTCCGCGCCGGCCTCGGCATCGCGATCTTCGCGCGCTCCCTGATGCCGGCCGACTTGGTCGAGCCGCCGCCGAGCGCCGGCCTGCCCGAGCTGCCGTCCATCGACCTCGTCCTGATCACGAATCCCCGCGCCGCCAAGGAACCCGCCGAGGCCCTGACGGCGGCCATCCTCGGCAGCAACGCGCCGTTGAAGCCGGACGCCGCGCTGGGCGACGGCATCCCTGCCCAGGAACGCCGCGGTGCCGGACACGGCCGCCGTACGTAG
- a CDS encoding MFS transporter — MTTRATGTVPSTDFHQHRTTDSTKLREQRRPGFKDTFSALRVRNFRLLVSGLLISSTGGWIQRIAQDWLVLTLTGSATAVGITTALQFLPTLLLGLYGGVIADRFPKRKVLLVTQITMGTCAGVLALTAFTGSVQVWHVYTMALVLGLATAVDNPTRQSFVTELVPRDTVRNAISMVSSTFQLGSLIGPALGGVLLGTIGAGWAFALNGITFFASISALLRMRESEMPGFHAARKASAGMRIRDGLRDGVRYALDEPAVRWAIALVGIYGMFAISLPVTLTAFADRVFHTGASGYGVLNSVVAFGALGGALLSARRVRTSRLRNLIGIACLLTITQVLAAVQPSLWTFIPVLAAMGMATLMFLTAAQSMVQLTTPDGLRGRVSGIYNLVFIGGGAIGGPLVGFLAQNLGARWALLLAGLVPAVATIAIGLRLRRDGRFRLVLVRSRSPWRQGPIRVNLQQSEIQLSAPKSTPLPRTSRPFTLGRRQHARMDSHARPMRTRRRPQHH; from the coding sequence TTGACCACCCGGGCCACCGGTACTGTCCCGTCCACCGACTTCCATCAACACCGCACCACCGACTCGACCAAGCTCCGGGAGCAGCGCCGCCCGGGCTTCAAGGACACCTTCAGCGCGCTGCGGGTCCGCAACTTCCGCCTCCTGGTCAGCGGACTGCTGATCAGTTCGACCGGCGGCTGGATCCAGCGCATCGCCCAGGACTGGCTGGTGCTCACGCTCACCGGCAGCGCCACCGCGGTCGGCATCACGACCGCGCTGCAGTTCCTCCCCACCCTCCTGCTCGGCCTGTACGGCGGCGTGATCGCGGACCGCTTCCCGAAGCGGAAGGTCCTGCTCGTCACCCAGATCACGATGGGCACCTGTGCCGGCGTCCTCGCGCTGACCGCCTTCACCGGCAGCGTCCAGGTCTGGCACGTCTACACGATGGCTCTCGTCCTCGGCCTCGCCACCGCCGTCGACAACCCGACCCGGCAGTCGTTCGTCACCGAGCTCGTCCCGCGCGACACGGTCCGGAACGCGATCAGCATGGTGTCGTCGACGTTCCAGCTCGGCAGCCTGATCGGCCCGGCGCTCGGCGGCGTGCTGCTCGGCACGATCGGCGCGGGCTGGGCGTTCGCACTCAACGGCATCACGTTCTTCGCGTCGATCAGCGCACTGCTGCGGATGCGCGAGAGCGAGATGCCCGGGTTCCACGCGGCGCGCAAGGCGAGCGCCGGGATGCGGATCCGGGACGGGCTGCGCGACGGCGTGCGGTACGCGCTCGACGAACCGGCCGTCCGGTGGGCGATCGCGCTGGTCGGGATCTACGGCATGTTCGCGATCAGCCTGCCGGTGACGCTGACCGCGTTCGCCGACCGGGTCTTCCACACCGGCGCCTCCGGGTACGGCGTCCTGAACTCGGTCGTCGCGTTCGGAGCGCTCGGCGGGGCACTGCTCTCGGCCCGGCGGGTCCGGACGTCGCGGCTGCGGAACCTGATCGGGATCGCCTGCCTGCTGACCATCACCCAGGTGCTGGCCGCGGTCCAGCCGTCGCTGTGGACGTTCATCCCGGTGCTGGCGGCGATGGGGATGGCGACGCTGATGTTCCTGACCGCGGCCCAGTCGATGGTCCAGCTGACCACTCCGGACGGCCTCCGCGGCCGCGTGTCCGGGATCTACAACCTGGTCTTCATCGGGGGCGGCGCCATCGGCGGGCCGCTGGTCGGGTTCCTCGCGCAGAACCTCGGGGCCCGCTGGGCCCTGCTGCTCGCGGGCCTCGTCCCGGCCGTCGCGACGATCGCGATCGGTCTGCGGCTGCGCCGGGACGGCCGGTTCCGGCTGGTCCTGGTCCGGAGCCGGTCGCCGTGGCGCCAGGGCCCGATCCGGGTGAACCTGCAGCAGTCCGAGATCCAGCTGTCGGCTCCGAAGAGCACACCGCTGCCGCGCACCTCGCGCCCGTTCACCCTAGGCCGCCGCCAGCATGCGCGCATGGACTCCCACGCGCGCCCGATGCGCACCCGCCGCCGCCCACAACACCACTAG
- a CDS encoding lysyl oxidase family protein, whose translation MRTRKCGRTAIAAAGAAGLVALAAAGASAASTATSRAPLKLVAGSTNVTLDSVEDYGVDLDLGTHVVAGNAPIEVRAKRASYSSPVVATQYLKGKPVRQLPKGTVTDFSGLGKFLHITLTDAAGKKVLERDQAVCLNGEGSRTRPDAPATSPYPGSCTANPFTQGAVWGLQSGWSARTYGGGDPVQLAVGKYKATVTVNKAYRDFFRIAAKDASVSLNVTVQKSAATSAVKMASGSVAPRPNATRPTGKASVPKGPKPDLRPVPAWGIQVAAGEEGTPDAGKDFLQFSATVWNAGPSPLVLDGFRRQGKDLMDAYQYFYDAQGKQVGYQNTGTLEWDGRDGHNHWHFTDFARYSLLNAKQTEVVRSQKEAFCLAATDVIDYTVKNANWHPDNTDLHTACGDRGSLSVREVLDVGSGDTYVQSLPGQSFDITNLANGTYYVQVAANPENRLYESSTKNNVALRQVVLGGTKHHRTVKVLPVGVITTP comes from the coding sequence ATGCGCACAAGGAAATGCGGCCGGACGGCGATCGCCGCGGCAGGAGCCGCCGGTCTGGTCGCCCTCGCGGCTGCCGGTGCCTCGGCGGCGTCGACGGCGACGTCACGGGCTCCGTTGAAGTTGGTTGCTGGTAGCACCAATGTGACGTTGGACAGTGTCGAGGACTACGGCGTCGATCTCGATCTCGGCACGCATGTGGTGGCCGGCAACGCGCCGATCGAGGTCCGGGCGAAGCGGGCGTCGTACAGTTCGCCGGTCGTCGCAACGCAGTACCTGAAGGGCAAACCGGTGCGGCAGTTGCCGAAGGGGACGGTCACGGACTTCTCCGGGCTGGGGAAGTTCCTGCACATCACACTGACCGATGCCGCGGGCAAGAAGGTGCTCGAACGGGATCAGGCGGTGTGCCTGAACGGCGAGGGGTCGCGGACGCGGCCGGATGCGCCGGCGACGTCGCCGTACCCGGGCAGCTGTACGGCGAACCCGTTCACCCAGGGCGCAGTGTGGGGACTGCAGAGCGGGTGGTCGGCGCGGACGTACGGCGGTGGCGATCCGGTACAGCTTGCCGTCGGCAAGTACAAGGCGACGGTCACGGTGAACAAGGCGTATCGGGACTTCTTCCGGATCGCTGCCAAGGACGCCTCGGTGAGCCTGAACGTGACCGTGCAGAAGTCCGCCGCGACCAGCGCGGTGAAGATGGCGTCGGGTTCCGTGGCGCCGAGGCCGAACGCGACACGCCCAACCGGCAAGGCGAGCGTGCCGAAGGGCCCGAAGCCGGACCTGCGGCCGGTACCGGCCTGGGGGATCCAGGTCGCTGCGGGTGAGGAAGGTACGCCGGACGCGGGCAAGGACTTCCTGCAGTTCTCGGCGACCGTGTGGAACGCGGGCCCGTCGCCGCTGGTGCTGGACGGCTTCCGTCGGCAGGGCAAGGATCTGATGGACGCGTACCAGTACTTCTACGACGCGCAGGGCAAGCAGGTCGGGTACCAGAACACCGGCACGCTGGAGTGGGACGGTCGCGACGGTCACAACCACTGGCATTTCACGGACTTCGCCCGCTACAGCCTGCTGAACGCGAAACAAACCGAGGTCGTGCGGAGCCAGAAGGAAGCGTTCTGCCTGGCCGCCACGGACGTCATCGACTACACGGTGAAGAACGCGAACTGGCACCCGGACAACACTGACCTGCACACGGCCTGCGGCGACCGCGGTTCGCTGTCGGTGCGTGAGGTCCTGGACGTCGGCTCCGGCGACACCTACGTGCAGTCGCTGCCCGGCCAGTCCTTCGACATCACGAACCTGGCGAACGGTACGTACTACGTCCAGGTCGCCGCCAACCCGGAGAACCGCCTGTACGAGTCGAGCACGAAGAACAACGTCGCGCTGCGTCAGGTGGTCCTCGGCGGCACCAAACACCACCGCACCGTCAAGGTGCTCCCGGTCGGCGTCATCACGACCCCGTAG